The following coding sequences lie in one Drosophila sulfurigaster albostrigata strain 15112-1811.04 chromosome 2R, ASM2355843v2, whole genome shotgun sequence genomic window:
- the LOC133838196 gene encoding uncharacterized protein C15orf61 homolog: MSHFNWTLDTGTNYHILRTACYPYMKYHCSKREVQDLSLEDKFFRFLKVINLGLPMLFYGLAAIRLISHTEIVRVSEKVEVPIYFLYAEDKGSRF, encoded by the exons ATGTCACACTTCAATTGGACACTGGACACGGGCACAAACTATCATATATTGCGCACGGCCTGCTATCCGTATATGAAATATCACTGCAGTAAACGGGAAGTTCAGGATCTCTCACTGGAAGACAAATTTTTTCGTTTCCTGAAGGTGATCAACCTGG GATTACCAATGCTCTTCTATGGACTCGCTGCAATCCGTCTAATTAGCCATACAGAAATCGTTCGGGTCAGTGAAAAAGTGGAGGTGCCAATCTACTTTCTATATGCGGAGGATAAGGGGTCt